A genomic window from Pseudomonas argentinensis includes:
- a CDS encoding GntR family transcriptional regulator yields the protein MASHVIREVQRIYDAIYDAIVEQRLPPGTRLTELNLVEVFQANRNHIRSALRDLAHLKLVRLEMNRGAFVEEPTPQQAREVFAARRVIEKALIEEACKRTQAADRRAIEAHLQAELALGHEPAKPEFIRLSGDFHRLLARIAGNSTLGEMLEGLIARSSLIIALYEKHGGVQCSHNEHEALAAALLDGDVQQATRCMEEHLLNIEQRLRLAPPESEEVDLFKVFTSRTV from the coding sequence ATGGCCAGTCACGTCATCCGTGAAGTGCAACGCATCTATGACGCGATCTACGATGCCATCGTCGAGCAGCGTCTGCCGCCCGGTACCCGCCTGACCGAACTCAACCTGGTCGAGGTGTTCCAGGCCAACCGCAATCACATCCGCAGTGCGTTGCGCGACCTGGCTCACCTCAAGCTGGTGCGCCTGGAGATGAACCGTGGCGCCTTCGTCGAAGAACCCACGCCGCAACAGGCCCGCGAAGTGTTCGCCGCCCGCCGGGTGATCGAAAAGGCGCTGATCGAGGAAGCCTGCAAGCGCACCCAGGCCGCTGACCGGCGCGCCATCGAAGCGCACCTGCAAGCCGAGCTGGCGCTTGGTCATGAGCCGGCAAAACCCGAGTTCATCCGGCTGTCGGGCGACTTCCATCGCTTGCTGGCGCGTATCGCCGGCAACAGCACGCTGGGCGAGATGCTCGAAGGCCTGATCGCCCGTAGCTCGCTGATCATCGCCCTGTACGAGAAGCACGGCGGCGTCCAGTGCTCGCACAACGAGCACGAGGCCCTGGCCGCAGCGCTGCTCGACGGCGATGTTCAACAGGCGACGCGGTGCATGGAGGAGCACCTGCTGAATATCGAACAGCGTTTGCGCCTGGCCCCGCCGGAAAGCGAAGAGGTCGATCTGTTCAAGGTGTTCACCAGCCGTACGGTTTGA